Proteins from one Desulfovibrio inopinatus DSM 10711 genomic window:
- a CDS encoding site-specific integrase, which translates to KGRRGKYTGGHKYIFQMALSMLRAKTGYLWQKPEFSECLGKPLQAEAWHALCEKNRATLLDVYKELGKGNHFKKGRDPFHAIASIVALQHPIGALFEMVARMERSIPSTSQPSTNALHARNILLVKMLICNPLRVQQYAMMTWCADNTGNLYTGPDGEWRMRFEPVDFKNHYGAASQPYDVALSEWLRPDIDAYLSVYRPYFRDAAVSNSLFLPRGEKKGRTRDYLSAAVISSTVLKLTRKFIPDCPGFSAHAFRHIIATEYIKNNPNGFQVAANILHDRLETVMRAYAHLKVADGFSFWTAYLDRQIGSYQTQGAVNE; encoded by the coding sequence AAAGGCCGCAGAGGCAAATACACCGGAGGGCACAAGTACATTTTCCAAATGGCTCTTTCCATGCTCCGTGCAAAGACCGGCTACCTCTGGCAAAAACCGGAGTTTTCAGAATGCCTTGGCAAGCCGCTCCAAGCGGAAGCATGGCATGCGCTATGCGAGAAAAACCGGGCAACATTGCTTGATGTCTATAAGGAACTCGGCAAGGGGAATCACTTCAAAAAAGGCCGTGACCCTTTTCATGCCATCGCCTCTATTGTTGCCTTGCAGCACCCTATTGGAGCGCTGTTTGAGATGGTCGCCCGGATGGAGCGTAGTATTCCATCAACAAGCCAACCAAGCACCAACGCATTGCATGCGAGGAATATTCTTCTCGTGAAGATGCTCATTTGCAACCCCTTGCGGGTACAGCAATACGCAATGATGACTTGGTGCGCTGACAACACGGGCAACCTGTACACAGGACCGGACGGTGAATGGCGCATGCGTTTTGAGCCGGTTGATTTTAAAAACCACTATGGCGCGGCAAGCCAGCCGTATGACGTTGCACTGTCAGAGTGGTTACGGCCTGATATTGATGCCTACCTGAGTGTTTACCGCCCCTACTTCCGGGATGCCGCCGTAAGCAACAGCCTTTTTTTACCCCGTGGGGAAAAGAAAGGTCGGACGCGGGATTATCTTTCAGCGGCAGTTATTTCAAGCACCGTGCTTAAACTCACTCGGAAGTTTATCCCCGACTGCCCTGGATTCAGCGCTCACGCCTTCCGGCATATCATTGCAACGGAATACATCAAGAACAACCCCAATGGCTTTCAGGTTGCCGCCAATATCCTGCATGACAGGCTGGAAACCGTTATGCGGGCCTACGCCCATTTAAAAGTTGCGGACGGCTTCTCTTTCTGGACGGCCTACCTTGACCGCCAGATTGGCAGCTACCAGACTCAGGGGGCTGTCAATGAATAG